In Podospora pseudopauciseta strain CBS 411.78 chromosome 3, whole genome shotgun sequence, one genomic interval encodes:
- a CDS encoding hypothetical protein (EggNog:ENOG503P5XT): MTMIAPFFNGISRVILSHKASSLFQIPFSFFLLTHTKNASTYSDTKLCVSCPRFPPARSYHSVTCVALATTPTAAPFLQTLRSFSSASRFPRQKRFFSRTAAVKMSDEDYLAFLNKANASSSTTTQAASSRDKQHFKLVDPGVEVPEKLKQAVEGRVFTAASSEAESPCEVVALRLEGDGGLPDEEEFARMIGHTDPKGAKVEIKDPVDWDPEGGNNEVLEAIREVGKGGDVRVYEVGGDERGVRVCYFLVTAVGGKVLGVVGEGIFT; the protein is encoded by the coding sequence ATGACCATGATTGCGCCCTTTTTCAACGGAATTAGTCGAGTTATTTTGTCCCACAAGGCTTCCTCCCTCTTTCAGATtccattttctttcttccttttgACTCATACCAAGAACGCTTCGACGTACTCGGACACAAAGCTTTGTGTTTCTTGTCCACGATTCCCACCAGCTCGATCGTACCACTCTGTTACCTGCGTAGCTCTAGCCACTACACCTACCGCAGCTCCATTTTTACAAACATTACGATCTTTCTCCTCCGCGTCAAGATTCCCCCGACAGAAGCGATTCTTCTCCCGCACTGCCGCCGTCAAGATGTCGGACGAGGATTATCTCGCCTTTTTGAACAAGGCCAACGCTTCTTCGTCTACTACCACCCAAGCCGCGAGTAGTAGAGATAAACAGCACTTTAAACTTGTCGACCCCGGTGTGGAGGTTCCGGAGAAGCTGAAACAGGCGGTTGAAGGAAGGGTTTTTACGGCTGCGTCGTCGGAGGCGGAAAGCCCGTGTGAGGTTGTGGCGTTGAGgttggagggtgatgggggcttgccggatgaggaggagtttgcgAGGATGATTGGGCATACTGATCCCAAGGGGGCAAAGGTGGAGATCAAAGATCCGGTGGATTGGGATccggagggggggaataatgaggttttggaggcgaTTAGGGAGGttgggaagggaggggatgtGAGGGTTtatgaggttgggggggatgagaggggggtgagggtttgTTACTTTTTGGTGACggcggtgggggggaaggttttgggggttgtgggggaggggatttttacttga
- the RPL3 gene encoding 60S ribosomal protein L3 (EggNog:ENOG503NUF5; COG:J), translated as MSHRKYEAPRHGSLAYLPRKRAARHRGKVKSFPKDDAKKPVHLTAAMGYKAGMTTIVRDMDRPGAKANKKEVVEAVTIIDTPPMIVVGLVGYIETPRGLRSLTTVWAEHLSDEVKRRFYKNWYKSKKKAFTKYAKKHSENSGASITRELERIKKYCTVVRVLAHTQIRKTPLKQKKAHLMEIQINGGSVADKVEFGHGLFEKPVSIDTIFEKDEMIDVIAVTKGHGFSGVTARWGTKKLPRKTHKGLRKVACIGAWHPSHVQWTVARAGQMGYHHRTSVNHKVYRIGKGDADDNAATEIDVTKKTITPMGGFVRYGEIKNDFVMVKGSVPGTKKRIMTLRKSMFIHTSRKALEKVELKWIDTSSEFGHGAFQTPAEKKQYQGTLKKDLAASS; from the exons ATGTCTCACCGCA AGTACGAGGCCCCTCGCCATGGCTCTTTGGCCTACCTGCCGCGCAAGCGCGCTGCCCGCCATAGAGGAAAGGTCAAGTC CTTCCCCAAGGACGACGCCAAGAAGCCCGTTCACCTGACGGCTGCGATGGGCTACAAGGCCGGCATGACCACCATCGTCCGCGACATGGACCGTCCCGGTGCCAAGGCCAACAAGAAGGAAGTGGTGGAAGCTGTGACAATCATTGATACTCCTCCT ATGATTGTTGTGGGTCTGGTTGGT TACATCGAGACTCCCCGCGGTCTCcgctccctcaccaccgtctGGGCCGAGCACTTGTCCGATGAGGTCAAGCGCCGCTTCTACAAGAACTGGtacaagtccaagaagaaggcttttACCAAGTACGCCAAGAAGCACTCCGAGAACAGCGGTGCCTCCATCACCCGCGAGCTCGAGCGCATCAAGAAGTACTGCACCGTCGTCCGCGTTCTTGCCCACACCCAGATCCGCAAGACCCCCctcaagcagaagaaggcccACCTCATGGAGATCCAGATCAACGGTGGCTCCGTCGCCGACAAGGTCGAGTTCGGCCACGGCCTCTTCGAGAAGCCCGTCTCCATCGACACCATCTTCGAGAAGGACGAGATGATTGACGTTATCGCCGTCACCAAGGGTCACGGTTTCAGCGGTGTCACCGCCAGATGGGGTACCAAGAAGCTTCCCCGCAAGACTCACAAGGGTCTCCGCAAGGTCGCCTGTATCGGTGCCTGGCATCCTTCCCACGTCCAGTGGACTGTTGCCCGTGCCGGTCAGATGGGTTACCACCACCGTACCTCGGTCAACCACAAGGTTTACCGCATCGGCAAGGGTGATGCTGATGACAACGCCGCCACTGAGATCGATGTCACCAAGAAGACCATCACTCC CATGGGTGGCTTCGTCCGCTACGGCGAGATCAAGAACGACTTCGTCATGGTCAAGGGTTCCGTCCCTGGTACCAAGAAGCGCATCATGACCCTCCGCAAGTCTATGTTCATCCACACCTCCCGCAAGGCCCTCGAGAAGGTCGAGCTCAAATGGATCGATACCTCCTCCGAGTTCGGTCACGGTGCTTTCCAGACCCCtgcggagaagaagcagtACCAGGGTACTCTCAAGAAGGACTTGGCCGCCAGCTCATGA
- the SSN6 gene encoding glucose repression mediator protein (COG:S; BUSCO:EOG09261RFF; EggNog:ENOG503NVJD): protein MANHHPSPPMQMRIHHPPPGAVGPPGPPPPLAASRQTSTLLQMNEVVWIQLGNLAERMGNLEEAMTCYERALTANPNSINALNALSVVLRTQENFPKAAEYLHAIIKLDGNNGEAWGSLGHCYLMMDDLQQAYQAYQNALLKLPNPKEPRLWYGIGILYDRYGSLEHAEEAFAEVMAMDPQFDKAHEIYFRLGIIYKQQQKYTQSLDCFRYIVTSPPAPLTEEDIWFQIGHVHEQQKDFDNAKAAYHRVLERDPNHAKVLQQLGWLHHNQSQSFASQDRAIEYLEKSVAADNSDAQSWYLLGRCYMQQQKYPKAYEAYQQAVYRDGRNPTFWCSIGVLYYQINQYRDALDAYSRAIRLNPFISEVWYDLGTLYESCNNQIADALDAYQRAAELDPNNPHVKSRLQLLRSGGQNGAPPGQAPTPTDVHPQAYQAAGAVGPPGPQWAGSGPPPQSQPPQPMHNGAGPGGPNSWAGRVAEINPPPQPPNPYASDRSEQFRGQAPPMQRPPSPRQEQQPRPYQEASRGLEPHRRGPSPPPGHYAAPPQQQPPPPQMAGPPPRVRNPNYGGHAPAAVLQPSNAPPNGGAPNPLMPYRTNSPRNDGRAPMHDNRMPSPKSAYPQHQPPYPPHPSEQAGPNGPEPGVPHPPHQGMPLDGPHHREQHDPRPPSVGPKRMREWEDDRESKKPATEESRGRMEDLRHRRPSTPPRPEYRRNSSEAHRFDERRMEDHRRVEEQRRAEEIRRAEEQRHGNEGYHPSEAAHHPQSHSVPAHLPPMQQGPSSMQGIMHDGPGPQPGPSHKDYPSAQEERRIEHSHPPAPHPPPANEPERAARKMHVNEDYDDSEEEDKKGDIISGPASGPSSATAEMKNGTPTSASINGIMSQKVESN from the exons ATGGCGAACCAtcacccttcccctccgATGCAGATGCGgatccatcatccccctcctggCGCAGTTGGACCTCCCGGcccgcctccccctcttGCGGCATCGCGTCAGACATCGACCTTGTTACAAATGAACGAGGTGGTGTGGATCCAGCTTG GTAATTTGGCTGAACGCATGGGAAATCTGGAAGAAGCGATGACATGCTATGAAAGAGCTCTTACAGCCAATCCAAACTCCATCAATGCCTTAAACGCCCTCAGTGTCGTCCTGAGGACGCAGGAGAACTTCCCCAAGGCGGCGGAATATCTACACGCAATCATCAAGCTTGATGGGAACAATGGCGAGGCCTGGGGCAGTTTAG GTCATTGTTACCTCATGATGGACGACCTTCAACAGGCATACCAGGCTTACCAAAATGCCCTGCTGAAATTGCCCAACCCCAAAGAACCACGCCTGTGGTACGGCATCGGTATTCTCTATGATCGATATGGCTCGTTGGAGCATGCCGAGGAGGCATTTGCCGAAGTCATGGCGATGGACCCGCAGTTCGACAAGGCTCATGAGATTTACTTCCGCCTGGGCATAATCTACAAACAACAGCAGAAATACACCCAGTCGTTGGAT TGCTTCAGATACATCGtcacctctcctcccgctccatTGACAGAGGAAGACATCTGGTTCCAGATTGGACACGTACATGAGCAGCAAAAAGAC TTTGATAACGCCAAGGCTGCCTATCACCGTGTCCTTGAGCGGGATCCCAACCACGCCAAGGTTCTCCAGCAACTTGGCTGGCTGCACCACAACCAAAGCCAAAGCTTTGCCAGTCAAGACAGGGCCATCGAGTACCTGGAGAAATCTGTGGCAGCCGACAACTCGGATGCACAGAGCTGGTACCTTCTCGGCCGGTGCTATATGCAGCAGCAAAAGTATCCGAAGGCATACGAAGCCTACCAGCAGGCCGTATACCGCGATGGGAGAAATCCCACCTTCTGGTGTTCCATCGGTGTGCTTTACTACCAGATCAACCAGTATAGAGATGCGCTCGATGCTTATTCGCGTGCCATCCGCCTCAACCCGTTCATCTCGGAGGTCTGGTATGATCTGGGTACTCTGTATGAATCGTGTAACAACCAGATTGCCGACGCCCTTGACGCGTACCAGCGTGCTGCCGAGTTGGATCCCAACAACCCGCACGTCAAGAGCCGATTGCAACTCCTGCGAAGTGGAGGACAAAACGGTGCCCCTCCCGGACAGGCACCAACTCCCACTGATGTTCACCCACAAGCTTATCAGGCTGCAGGTGCAGTTGGTCCTCCGGGTCCTCAGTGGGCTGGCTCCGGCCCGCCGCCGCAGTCGCAACCCCCGCAGCCGATGCACAATGGTGCTGGACCGGGCGGTCCCAACTCGTGGGCTGGCCGTGTTGCCGAGATCAATCCTCCGCCGCAGCCCCCCAACCCGTATGCTTCCGACCGAAGCGAGCAATTCCGGGGTCAAGCTCCTCCCATGCAACGCCCGCCCAGTCCGAgacaggagcagcagccgagGCCGTATCAGGAGGCAAGCAGAGGTCTGGAGCCGCACAGGCGTGGTCCTTCGCCTCCCCCGGGTCACTACGCAGCTCCcccgcagcaacagccgcctcctccccagatgGCTGGACCTCCACCGCGTGTGCGAAATCCGAACTATGGAGGACATGCACCCGCCGCCGTTCTTCAACCGAGCAACGCACCTCCAAATGGAGGGGCCCCGAATCCTCTCATGCCATACCGCACCAATAGCCCGAGAAATGACGGCCGAGCCCCCATGCATGACAACCGTATGCCTTCACCAAAGTCGGCCTATCCCCAGCATCAACCTCCTTACCCCCCGCACCCGTCTGAGCAGGCTGGACCCAATGGTCCTGAGCCTGGtgtccctcatcctcctcatcaaggCATGCCTCTTGACGGTCCCCATCACCGGGAGCAACATGACCCACGCCCTCCCTCGGTTGGCCCCAAGCGCATGCGTGAGTGGGAGGATGATCGCGAGTCTAAGAAACCTGCCACGGAAGAGTCGCGCGGACGCATGGAAGATCTGCGGCACCGCCGCCCTTCTACTCCTCCGCGCCCTGAGTATCGTCGCAACTCATCGGAAGCCCACCGGTTCGACGAGCGGCGTATGGAGGACCACAGACGCGTAGAGGAACAAAG ACGAGCTGAAGAGATTCGCCGTGCGGAGGAGCAGCGTCATGGCAACGAAGGGTATCACCCATCTGAGGCtgcccatcatccccagtCACATTCTGTCCCTGCTCATCTGCCCCCAATGCAGCAGGGCCCGTCCTCCATGCAGGGCATCATGCACGATGGACCTGGTCCTCAGCCCGGACCGAGCCACAAAGACTATCCCTCGGCGCAAGAGGAAAGGCGGATAGAGCATTCGCATCCTCCGgcccctcacccacccccggCGAATGAGCCCGAGCGCGCCGCCCGAAAAATGCATGTCAATGAGGACTACGATGAcagtgaggaagaggataaAAAGGGTGACATCATCTCCGGGCCTGCTTCTGGTCCCAGTTCAGCGACAGCTGAGATGAAGAATGGAACACCCACCAGCGCCAGCATCAATGGCATCATGAGCCAAAAGGTCGAGAGCAATTAG
- a CDS encoding hypothetical protein (EggNog:ENOG503NVED; COG:S): MPPRINIPPVTRICLIVLLVQSVLSAAIRYRQWTANSEIVIPYLNLIPQLSLVYPWTFLTTTLVESNIFTLSIAGFTLYHGGRYLERAWSGRELAKFLLIVSLVPNALVFATTIFFFALTRNEGWTLMTIAGTIPIQISFLVAFSQLVPAHTVTLFRGILSLRVPRFPLLYIGLVILLCLTPMLTAASFLLAIYGLIVSWTYLRFYKPVFPDLDASQPAHLRGDASETFAFAQFFPGPVRPLASSISDQVFIVLVAMRLCTPFSAADVSAARGDHHHHNFAQRGVPGSARAEAERRRALALKALDQRLHAATANAAARASNAPPPPAVVPPIPSATGPTVQSQPQAGAQKTMTVQGGGEMLGETSYNPDGDDHK; encoded by the exons ATGCCGCCCCGAATAAACATCCCGCCAGTAACGCGCATCTGCCTCATCGTGCTGCTTGTCCAGTCAGTGCTGAGCGCCGCTATACGATACCGACAATGGACGGCCAACTCTGAAATCGTTATCCCATATCTGAACCTGATCCCACAGCTATCACTGGTCTACCCCTGGACCTTTTTGACGACGACACTAGTCGAGAGCAACATCTTCACCCTGAGCATTGCCGGCTTCACACTCTACCATGGCGGCCGCTACCTCGAACGTGCGTGGTCAGGCCGGGAGCTTGCCAAGTTCCTGCTCATCGTTTCCCTTGTGCCAAATGCCTTGGTCTTTGCtaccaccatcttcttctttgccctGACAAGAAATGAGGGGTGGAC GCTCATGACCATCGCCGGAACCATCCCCATCCagatctccttcctcgtcgcCTTCAGCCAGCTTGTCCCCGCACACACCGTAACCCTCTTCAGGGGCATCCTCTCCCTGCGGGTACCTCGATTTCCCCTCCTTTACATcggcctcgtcatcctcctctgcctcaccCCGATGCTCACTGCCGCTTCgttcctcctcgccatctaTGGCCTCATCGTAAGCTGGACCTACCTCCGCTTCTACAAGCCCGTCTTCCCCGATCTCGATGCGTCGCAACCCGCCCACCTCCGCGGCGACGCCAGTGAGACTTTTGCGTTCGCCCAGTTCTTCCCCGGCCCCGTCCGGCCTCTGGCCTCGAGCATCTCAGATCAGGTGTTCATCGTCCTCGTTGCTATGCGCCTTTGCACACCCTTCAGCGCTGCTGATGTATCAGCCGCCCGGggagatcaccaccaccacaactttGCTCAGCGCGGTGTGCCGGGTAGTGCTCGCGCCGAAGCTGAAAGGAGGAGAGCTCTGGCGTTGAAGGCGCTTGATCAGCGGCTACACGCTGCCACGGCGAATGCGGCGGCCAGGGCGTCGAACgcaccgcctccaccagcgGTTGTTCCTCCTATTCCCTCGGCGACGGGACCAACAGTACAGAGCCAACCGCAAGCTGGAGCGCAAAAGACCATGACGGTgcagggtggaggagagatgCTGGGGGAGACATCGTATAACCCTGATGGAGATGACCACAAATAG
- a CDS encoding hypothetical protein (EggNog:ENOG503P0Q8; COG:B), with protein MKELLDTNRVNYLIWRYLLESNYRETAAKLQKEWRIQTPHRHFDYAPHVKTYALVNLLNKGLQFEAYERQFAEQKVWWPDFIVVVKLTRPAPRDVPATAEATPRGVFGPLKFQPDVMEVEEDEVEEEAEESEDAEYDEDIENPRKRAVDRHLAVSHGSPAKRQRLSNGYDNGADSATTPMEIDHHHHHHNGAENNHAYPSPLEGEQAASPIPHTEGPSRGTQVDDTRDLTQDTVFLRLGADDSTEASENPIVLISKWNPKDPSILATGGTDALARIWTLPRGAAPDAALPDHVDTAPRYLHLGDDLPNDSTVTSMAWSSNGALIALGIEIGNKSRLGVWAADGTSAYRFEGLDSPITNLCWSPNDKFLLAISPDMTNGLENPRTLIQVSSPTTVNPMSHILNYDIHSYPVDATWIGESSFILCGQGMLTAFRCTEKEVVQIGEFETRKDERFQYVKFDWRSSLVATGSEAGFIDIWDESSRRRSIKAHDGAITAMQWQPLQADPAEGERLLVSCGIDGGIFVWNVLGGLENRPKYSITLDSPLAANSLAISPDGSHIAVATHDRILIWKLGEHQVPKAGWMPNTGWQTPKTGSDSGDSLPFLEWDCEGKRLVHGLDNRLAIINFR; from the exons ATGAAGGAATTACTCGACACTAACCGTGTCAACTATCTCATCTGGAG GTACTTATTGGAGTCAA ATTATCGGGAAACCGCCGCCAAGCTGCAAAAGGAGTGGCGGATCCAAACGCCTCACAGGCATTTTGACTATGCTCCGCACGTCAAGACGTATGCATTGGTGAACCTTCTCAACAAAGGCCTTCAGTTTGAAGCGTATGAGAGACAGTTTGCTGAGCAAAAGGTATGGTGGCCCGATTtcattgttgttgtgaaATTGACTCGACCT GCGCCTCGTGATGTGCCGGCAACGGCCGAGGCGACACCGCGTGGGGTGTTTGGACCGCTCAAGTTCCAGCCCGAcgtgatggaggtggaggaggatgaggtggaggaggaggcagaagaATCCGAGGATGCAGAGTACGATGAAGACATCGAGAACCCAAGAAAGCGCGCGGTCGACCGGCATCTCGCCGTGTCGCATGGGTCGCCCGCTAAGCGGCAGAGACTGAGCAACGGCTACGACAACGGGGCGGATTCTGCCACAACCCCCATGGAAattgaccaccaccaccaccaccacaacggCGCGGAAAACAACCACGCCTACCCATCGCCCCTGGAGGGCGAACAGGCCGCATCACCAATCCCTCACACTGAGGGGCCCTCGCGGGGCACACAGGTTGACGACACACGGGACCTCACCCAAGACACGGTGTTTCTGCGACTCGGCGCCGATGATTCCACAGAAGCTAGCGAAAACCCTATCGTGCTCATCAGCAAGTGGAACCCCAAAGACCCATCAATCTTGGCGACTGGCGGGACCGATGCGCTAGCCCGCATTTGGACGCTTCCGCGTGGAGCCGCCCCAGACGCCGCCCTGCCAGATCACGTGGACACAGCCCCTCGGTACCtccatcttggtgatgacctCCCCAATGATTCAACCGTCACCTCCATGGCATGGAGCTCCAATGGCGCTCTTATCGCCCTCGGGATTGAGATAGGAAACAAGTCCCGTCTTGGTGTGTGGGCTGCCGATGGTACCAGTGCCTACCGTTTCGAAGGCCTCgactcccccatcaccaacctctgcTGGAGTCCCAATGACAAGTTCCTTTTGGCCATCTCACCGGATATGACCAATGGACTGGAGAACCCCCGGACTCTGATCCAGGTTTCGTCTCCGACCACGGTGAATCCAATGTCTCACATCCTCAACTACGATATTCACAGCTACCCCGTCGATGCCACATGGATCGGCGAGAGCTCTTTTATTCTCTGCGGTCAAGGCATGTTGACTGCCTTCCGATGCACTGAAAAGGAGGTTGTTCAGATCGGAGAGTTTGAAACACGCAAGGACGAGCGATTCCAGTATGTCAAGTTCGACTGGCGTTCTAGCCTTGTTGCCACTGGCAGCGAAGCGGGTTTCATTGAT ATTTGGGATGAGTCCAGTAGGCGGCGTTCGATAAAAGCCCATGACGGCGCTATCACCGCTATGCAGTGGCAACCGCTGCAAGCGGACCCTGCGGAGGGCGAGAGGCTGTTGGTGTCATGTGGCATCGATGGCGGCATCTTTGTCTGGAACGTACTTGGAGGCCTGGAGAATAGGCCGAAGTACTCGATCACCTTGGATTCACCCCTTGCAGCAAATAGCCTCGCCATTAGCCCCGACGGATCGCACATCGCTGTAGCAACACATGACAGAATCTTGATATGGAAGCTTGGTGAACATCAAGTCCCTAAAGCCGGCTGGATGCCGAATACTGGGTGGCAGACCCCCAAGACGGGATCCGACTCGGGTGATTCCTTGCCATTCTTGGAGTGGGACTGCGAGGGCAAGAGACTGGTTCATGGTTTGGATAACCGACTCGCTATCATTAACTTCCGGTAG
- a CDS encoding hypothetical protein (EggNog:ENOG503P6MH): MIAPAFFPLYKFLDNFSMATSTSPTSEPATTTPSGETTKNEQTYPCSCHCGSITFTVTLSPPLAEQTVMECNCSICRRVGYLLVFPPKEAVVFSEDSLPRLSRYQFNTKQIDHLFCGNCGSSLGIDFREFRQKGYGISVRAFNNVDLEGLKYKKGDGKAKLPPYSDLSGVQWALDHPAGENERKEKAM, from the exons ATGATTGCCCCAGCCTTCTTCCCTTTATACAAGTTTCTTGACAATTTCAGCATGGcaacctcgacctcgccaacctcggagcctgccaccaccacccccagtGGTGAAACAACCAAAAACGAGCAAACCTACCCCTGTTCCTGCCACTGCGGCTCGATAACCTTTACCGtgaccctctcccccccgcTGGCAGAGCAGACAGTGATGGAATGTAACTGCTCGATTTGTCGACGGGTTGGGTATCTGCTTGTTT TCCCCCCCAAAGAAGCAGTCGTGTTCTCCGAAGAcagcctcccccgcctcTCCCGCTACCAGTTCAACACCAAACAAATCGACCACCTCTTCTGCGGTAACTGCGGCTCCAGCCTGGGCATCGACTTTCGCGAGTTTCGGCAGAAGGGGTACGGGATCAGCGTGAGGGCGTTCAACAATGTCGACTTGGAAGGGCTGAAGTACAAAAAGGGGGATGGAAAGGCCAAGCTCCCTCCTTATAGTGATTTATCCGGGGTCCAGTGGGCTTTGGACCACCCTGCTGGCGAGAACGAGCGGAAGGAAAAGGCTATGTAG
- a CDS encoding hypothetical protein (EggNog:ENOG503NYSA; COG:Q): MAPSPYAGHPSRGDSWFAPLSIDLIVKVFKTTFFHPFIAWIIPLCFRAQNMHWDAPPMLVSFAWAGAITLIWMAGVINDRLAFGLPREVDLSEEVIVITGGASGLGLLIAEVYGMRGATVAVLDVEEMENGEARGVTYYKCDVGDKEQIAKVAEKIERELGPPTILINNAAVVLGKPLLSLSLPEIDRSLTTNLLSHFYTIKTFLPGMTRSETGGTIVTISSVIGTLGAAQLTDYAAAKAGVTALHKSLSAELKESHPEIRTMLVTPGQLSTPLFAGVKTPNAFFAPVVEPVDVAKEVIKAIDNGQNASIGMPLYARWVDWYNVLPVGVQKVVRGLAGVDRGMRTFQGRAGSGLGRKGKLEAF, from the exons ATGGCGCCCTCCCCCTACGCCGGCCACCCCTCCCGAGGGGACAGCTGGTtcgcccccctctccatcgaCCTGATCGTCAAAGTCTTCAAAaccaccttcttccaccccttcatcGCCTGGATCATCCCCCTTTGCTTCCGCGCGCAAAACATGCACTGGGACGCGCCCCCCATGCTCGTCTCCTTCGCCTGGGCCGGCGCCATCACCCTGATCTGGATGGCTGGCGTGATTAACGACCGTCTCGCCTTTGGCCTCCCTCGTGAGGTGGACCTCAGCGAGGAGGTCATTGTCATCACTGGTGGCGCTTCCGGGCTCGGGTTGCTGATTGCTGAGGTCTATGGTATGCGCGGCGCGACGGTTGCCGTGCTGGacgtggaggagatggagaatgGGGAGGCAAGGGGGGTGACGTATTACAAGTGTGATGTTGGCGATAAGGAGCAGATCGCAAAGGTTGCCGAGAAGATTGAGCGCGAG CTTGGCCCCCCTACAATCCTGATCAACAACGCAGccgtcgtcctcggcaaACCCCTCTtgtccctctccctccccgaaaTCGACCgttccctcaccaccaacctcctctcccactttTACACTATCAAGACCTTCCTCCCGGGCATGACGCGCTCCGAGACCGGCGGAACGATTGTGACAATCTCGTCCGTCATTGGCACCCTCGGCGCCGCGCAGCTGACGGATtacgccgccgccaaagctGGCGTCACCGCTCTTCACAAGTCTCTCTCGGCGGAACTGAAGGAATCACACCCCGAGATTAGAACAATGCTTGTCACCCCGGGGCAGCTCTCCACGCCTTTGTTTGCTGGGGTGAAGACACCCAACGCGTTCTTCGCCCCGGTGGTGGAGCCGGTTGATGTGGCGAAGGAGGTGATCAAGGCGATTGACAACGGGCAGAATGCGAGCATTGGGATGCCGCTTTATGCGAGGTGGGTTGATTGGTATAATGTGCTGCCTGTGGGTGTGCAGAAAGTAGTAAGGGGGTTGGCCGGGGTGGATAGGGGGATGAGGACTTTTCAGGGAAGGGCAGGgtcggggttggggaggaaggggaagctTGAGGCTTTTTAA